One region of Chlamydia psittaci 6BC genomic DNA includes:
- the sctQ gene encoding type III secretion system cytoplasmic ring protein SctQ, with protein MTVAAEPSASWLKSRHDFLSSLVKTDEVISLPPFPKELCQNRLKEKFRLEDANLTIQPRGSLTAAQAVQDFGTHFLVQSFLAQPLTSGTFFFVTSEADLQSFMVAVFNDSSLASYFYEKDKLLGFHYYFSAELCKLLQELAWIPSLSVRVVGDARFSTKDLQGSYQAVDVNCGLDGKTMRFRLLFPEATCDSCKDFLSASNQSFDIHQLDPTPLTMSVEIGYCQLTQEEWQQVEHGSFILLDSCLYDPDTEESGGLLTIQGHQFFGGRFVDQTSGEFKITSYPSLSQEAPTEETPEALPAAPLPGNYKLVAEASRYSLTVEEFLNLSQGSILNLNGIHPSRGVDLVLNGAKVGRGEIVSLGDVLGIRVLEV; from the coding sequence ATGACAGTAGCAGCGGAACCTAGCGCTAGTTGGTTAAAATCTAGACACGATTTTCTAAGTTCTTTAGTGAAAACGGACGAGGTGATTTCTCTTCCTCCGTTCCCTAAAGAACTTTGCCAAAATAGGTTGAAAGAAAAATTCCGTCTAGAAGATGCGAATCTGACTATTCAACCTCGAGGTTCCCTAACTGCTGCTCAGGCTGTTCAAGATTTTGGCACACACTTTCTAGTACAGTCTTTCTTAGCCCAGCCCTTGACATCAGGGACATTTTTCTTTGTTACCTCAGAAGCTGATCTTCAGTCTTTCATGGTTGCTGTATTTAATGATTCTAGTTTGGCTTCCTACTTTTATGAGAAGGATAAGCTTTTAGGTTTTCATTACTATTTCTCGGCAGAGCTGTGTAAGTTGCTCCAGGAGCTCGCTTGGATACCTTCTCTATCTGTTAGAGTTGTCGGCGATGCTCGGTTTTCCACTAAAGACTTACAAGGCTCGTATCAGGCTGTAGATGTCAACTGCGGATTAGACGGAAAAACTATGCGTTTCCGTTTACTTTTCCCAGAAGCAACATGTGACAGCTGTAAGGATTTCCTTTCAGCTTCAAATCAAAGTTTCGATATTCATCAGTTAGATCCTACACCTTTAACTATGTCTGTAGAAATTGGCTATTGCCAATTAACTCAGGAAGAATGGCAACAAGTTGAGCATGGAAGCTTTATCTTGTTAGACAGTTGTTTGTATGATCCTGATACAGAAGAAAGTGGAGGCTTGCTTACTATCCAAGGACATCAGTTCTTTGGAGGTCGTTTTGTTGATCAAACATCTGGAGAATTTAAAATCACTAGCTATCCAAGTTTGTCACAAGAAGCACCTACGGAAGAAACTCCGGAAGCTTTGCCTGCAGCACCTTTGCCAGGCAACTATAAGCTAGTAGCAGAAGCTTCTCGATACTCATTAACTGTTGAAGAGTTTTTAAATCTCTCTCAAGGCAGTATTCTAAATCTCAATGGGATCCACCCTTCTCGAGGCGTGGATTTAGTCCTCAATGGCGCAAAAGTTGGAAGAGGAGAAATAGTATCTTTAGGAGATGTTTTAGGAATTCGAGTTCTGGAAGTCTAA
- a CDS encoding serine/threonine protein kinase, translating to MDCQSEILPLNQAIGAYHIKKILSKKEGSAVYQGLHSETLQSAAIKVLEPPLVADTRRVHNFLKEARIIEQVSHPHIVKLYQYGQCREGLYIAMEYIQGVSLRQYILTHLIPLSKAIDIVLHIGQAIEYLHSRGILHRDIKPENILINSQGQIKLIDFGLAVCSSTEHASHPACLGTPSYMSPEQRQGDKVSEKSEIYSLGLIAYELISGNLALGKVILSLIPDRVSKILAKALQPSPKDRYGSMKEFMSHLHRYRYSQDLQKDYRNKDYTAQVNEQLYQQRFWLSPTEIVVPDFLSVSIYEQGYPTHPHVYYEAYMSQDTFRLWFCYSLSGNATLVLTIIKTFVSQWGHEDNIRSTMRKMHSELMRINVPIDTTEISLVCVTIPKEKKELSWITCGKTSFWLKKQGKVPQNFTTSSLGLGKISSLQIQETKVAWEIGDGAVLHTLQADDSMSSLNSPLFTELKDRGQTAIFCPIESVQFGILENHDGNLCPSTLIGLKRIR from the coding sequence ATGGATTGTCAATCCGAAATACTTCCTCTGAATCAGGCAATAGGTGCTTACCACATCAAGAAAATCCTGAGTAAGAAAGAAGGAAGCGCGGTGTACCAGGGTTTGCATTCTGAAACTCTACAATCTGCAGCTATTAAAGTGCTTGAACCGCCTTTAGTTGCTGATACGCGCAGAGTTCATAACTTTTTAAAAGAAGCACGAATTATTGAACAAGTCTCACATCCCCATATTGTTAAGTTATATCAATATGGACAGTGTAGAGAAGGTCTGTATATAGCCATGGAATATATACAAGGCGTGTCTCTTAGACAGTATATCCTCACCCATCTAATTCCTTTATCCAAGGCTATTGATATAGTGTTACATATTGGCCAGGCTATAGAATATCTGCATAGCCGTGGTATACTCCATAGGGATATCAAACCCGAAAATATCCTGATTAATTCTCAAGGGCAAATCAAACTCATAGATTTTGGACTTGCTGTTTGTTCTTCTACAGAACATGCTTCTCATCCTGCTTGTTTAGGAACGCCTTCATATATGAGCCCTGAACAACGTCAAGGAGATAAAGTTTCTGAAAAATCAGAAATCTACTCTCTAGGTTTAATTGCTTATGAATTGATCTCGGGAAACCTAGCTCTAGGTAAGGTCATTTTATCATTGATTCCGGATAGAGTGAGTAAGATTTTAGCGAAGGCCTTGCAACCTTCTCCTAAAGATCGTTACGGATCTATGAAAGAATTCATGAGTCATTTACATCGATATCGGTACAGCCAAGACCTTCAGAAAGATTATCGTAATAAAGATTATACAGCACAGGTTAATGAGCAGCTGTATCAGCAGAGATTTTGGTTATCTCCTACAGAAATTGTTGTCCCCGACTTCTTATCCGTTTCTATATATGAGCAAGGATACCCAACACATCCTCATGTATACTACGAAGCTTATATGAGTCAGGATACTTTCCGGTTGTGGTTTTGTTATAGTCTTTCAGGAAATGCAACTTTAGTATTAACTATTATAAAAACCTTCGTAAGTCAGTGGGGCCATGAAGATAACATTAGAAGTACGATGCGAAAAATGCATAGTGAGCTAATGCGGATCAATGTTCCTATTGATACAACGGAAATTTCTTTAGTTTGCGTTACTATTCCCAAAGAAAAAAAGGAACTTTCTTGGATTACTTGTGGGAAAACTAGTTTCTGGTTAAAAAAACAAGGAAAGGTTCCTCAGAATTTTACTACTTCATCCTTAGGTTTAGGGAAAATTAGTTCTTTACAAATTCAGGAAACCAAGGTTGCATGGGAAATAGGTGATGGAGCAGTATTACATACCTTACAGGCAGACGATTCCATGTCATCTTTAAATAGTCCTTTATTCACAGAGTTGAAAGATAGAGGACAAACAGCTATATTCTGCCCAATAGAGAGCGTACAGTTCGGGATATTAGAAAATCATGACGGAAATCTTTGTCCCTCAACACTTATCGGCTTAAAAAGAATCCGGTGA
- a CDS encoding secretin N-terminal domain-containing protein: MKIVTSNIGRKILQVINKKKGKMGVLSILFFFDLVLLGVNSQKPPNDEPRSRVKNSQTDEKSLVAACPKNIVNKTSAKKSDKQAVVKNFPTNQPRHFKKSTQTFSPGFSEGSRFAKPEVKKRLQDNRYTQTGAKKTPRFLPKQEEKTEAIEAKSEEERIWEDKRAYAKRAVNAINFSVKKLVEESDKKSAQEEGFKVDHNSGSPHSLKTKSPDKQPSIDKIAIQPDSTKEEEPTLLKGKQITCEDLKDNGYTVNFEDISVLELLQFVSKISGTNFVFDSNDLNFNVTIVSHDPTSVDDLSTILLQVLKMHDLKVVEQGNNVLIYRNPRLSKLSTVVTDGSAKDNCEAVVVTRVFRLYSVHPTSAVNIIQPLLSHDAIVSASEATRHVIVSDIAGNVEKVGELLAALDSPGTSVDMSEYEVHYANPASLVSYCQDVLGAMAEDEAFQIFIQPGTNKIFVVSSPRLTNKAIQLLKSLDVPEMAHTLDDVTSPAAALGSSGAANPKSLRFFMYKLKYQNGAAIAQAIQDIGYNLYVTTAMDEDFINTLNSIQWLDVNNSIVVIGNQANVDKVVSLLNGLDLPPKQVYIEVLILETSLEKSWDFGVQWVALGDEQGKVAYASGLLSNTGLANPTKSTVPPAKPSPGDIPLPTPGQLAGISDMMYASSAFGLGIIGNVLSHKGKSFLTLGGLLSALDQDGDTVIVLNPRIMAQDTQQASFFVGQTIPFQTTSTIIQETGTVTQNIEYEDIGVNLVVASTVAPNNVVTLQIEQTISELHSAQGTLTPVTDKTYAATRLQVPDGCFLVMSGHIRDKTTKIVTGVPLLNSIPLIRGLFSRTIDQRQKRNIMMFIKPKVISSFEEGTKLTNKEGYRYNWEADEGSMQVAPRHAPECQHPPALQAESDFKMLEIEAQ, encoded by the coding sequence GTGAAAATAGTGACGTCGAACATTGGAAGAAAGATCTTACAGGTCATAAATAAGAAAAAAGGAAAAATGGGAGTACTTTCTATTCTATTTTTCTTTGACCTGGTTTTGCTTGGTGTGAATTCTCAAAAACCTCCAAATGACGAGCCAAGATCTCGAGTTAAAAACTCCCAAACTGACGAGAAAAGCTTAGTTGCTGCCTGTCCTAAAAATATAGTAAATAAAACATCAGCAAAAAAATCTGATAAGCAAGCCGTAGTTAAAAATTTCCCAACCAATCAACCACGGCATTTTAAAAAATCTACGCAGACATTTTCTCCAGGATTTTCTGAAGGTTCACGATTTGCTAAGCCTGAAGTAAAAAAACGCCTTCAAGATAATCGCTATACACAAACTGGTGCAAAAAAGACCCCGAGGTTCCTTCCTAAACAAGAAGAAAAAACTGAAGCTATTGAAGCGAAAAGCGAAGAAGAACGTATTTGGGAAGATAAGCGCGCTTACGCTAAACGCGCTGTAAATGCAATAAACTTCAGTGTTAAAAAACTGGTAGAAGAAAGTGACAAAAAGAGTGCCCAAGAAGAAGGCTTTAAAGTAGACCATAACTCTGGATCTCCGCACTCGTTAAAAACGAAATCACCAGATAAACAACCCTCTATTGATAAAATAGCCATACAGCCCGATTCAACAAAAGAAGAAGAGCCCACGCTATTAAAAGGGAAACAAATTACTTGTGAAGACCTGAAAGACAATGGTTATACTGTAAATTTCGAAGACATCTCTGTTCTTGAGTTATTACAGTTTGTTAGTAAGATCTCTGGAACCAACTTTGTTTTCGATAGTAATGATTTAAATTTCAATGTAACGATTGTTTCTCATGATCCTACATCTGTAGACGATCTCTCTACAATCCTTTTACAAGTCTTAAAAATGCATGACTTGAAAGTTGTAGAACAAGGAAATAACGTCCTGATTTATCGCAACCCACGTCTTTCCAAGTTGTCTACGGTAGTTACTGATGGCTCTGCAAAAGATAATTGTGAAGCTGTTGTAGTTACTCGTGTATTCCGTTTATATAGTGTACATCCTACATCAGCTGTAAATATTATTCAGCCTTTGCTCTCCCATGATGCTATAGTAAGCGCTTCAGAAGCAACACGTCATGTAATCGTTTCTGATATTGCTGGCAATGTAGAGAAAGTAGGAGAATTACTAGCAGCTCTAGATAGTCCCGGTACATCCGTAGATATGTCTGAGTATGAAGTCCACTATGCAAACCCTGCTTCATTAGTGAGCTATTGCCAAGATGTTCTTGGCGCTATGGCAGAGGATGAAGCTTTTCAGATTTTCATACAGCCAGGAACAAATAAGATTTTTGTAGTTTCCTCCCCTCGTTTAACAAACAAGGCAATACAACTACTCAAATCATTAGATGTTCCAGAAATGGCTCATACATTAGATGATGTCACTAGTCCTGCAGCAGCCCTCGGATCATCAGGAGCTGCGAATCCGAAAAGCTTGCGCTTTTTCATGTATAAGCTGAAGTATCAAAATGGCGCAGCTATTGCTCAAGCAATTCAAGACATCGGTTATAATCTCTATGTCACAACAGCTATGGATGAAGATTTCATCAACACATTGAATAGTATTCAATGGTTGGATGTGAATAATTCCATCGTTGTGATTGGAAATCAAGCAAACGTAGATAAAGTAGTCAGCTTACTCAATGGCTTGGATCTACCTCCAAAGCAAGTATACATTGAAGTTTTGATCTTGGAGACAAGTTTAGAAAAGTCTTGGGATTTCGGAGTTCAATGGGTGGCTCTCGGTGATGAACAAGGGAAAGTTGCTTATGCTTCAGGATTGTTAAGCAATACTGGTCTTGCTAATCCTACAAAATCTACAGTACCTCCTGCAAAACCTTCTCCAGGAGATATCCCTTTACCTACGCCTGGTCAGCTAGCAGGTATTAGCGATATGATGTATGCATCTTCCGCATTTGGTTTGGGGATCATAGGAAACGTACTCAGCCATAAGGGAAAATCTTTTCTAACCCTAGGGGGACTCCTCAGTGCCTTAGATCAAGATGGCGATACTGTTATAGTTCTCAACCCAAGAATTATGGCTCAGGATACGCAACAAGCATCATTCTTTGTTGGACAGACTATACCGTTCCAAACAACCAGTACCATTATTCAAGAAACAGGAACAGTTACACAAAATATCGAATATGAAGATATCGGTGTGAATCTTGTTGTTGCTTCAACAGTAGCACCAAATAACGTTGTTACCTTACAAATAGAACAAACGATTTCCGAGTTACACTCTGCTCAAGGAACGCTTACACCGGTAACAGATAAAACATACGCTGCCACACGCTTGCAAGTCCCTGATGGTTGTTTCTTAGTCATGAGTGGTCACATCAGAGATAAAACTACGAAAATTGTTACTGGAGTACCTCTTTTAAACTCCATACCTTTGATCCGAGGTTTATTCAGCAGAACAATAGATCAAAGGCAAAAACGCAACATAATGATGTTCATTAAACCTAAGGTTATTAGTAGTTTTGAAGAGGGAACAAAATTAACCAACAAAGAAGGTTATAGATACAATTGGGAAGCTGATGAAGGCTCGATGCAGGTGGCGCCACGACATGCTCCTGAATGTCAACACCCCCCAGCACTACAAGCAGAAAGTGATTTTAAAATGCTAGAAATAGAAGCCCAATAA
- a CDS encoding protein arginine kinase yields MILPNDLLLNFASQKDAPPVNKTWPITTFSLSRNLSIAKFLPCLSREKKQEILEVIASHFNHIKGFDEFLVLPLKDAPSWQKEFLIEHFLFPHDLTGNPEGEALIVNRSGNILAAINFRDHLILHAIDFTSEPEKALDQLVRLDSYLNEKLAFAFSPDFGFLTTNPRECGTGLKSQSFLHAPALVYSRELSEIIDEDTEVACSGILPGTPEYIGNIVVLSNKCSLGLTEEQILSSLRIWSSKVAVAEASAKKKHAEQNPGELKNHILRALGLLTHSYHLDLQETLDALSWIQLGISLGWIQGSDNSSIWNPVFWQARRGHLALTKQPEDNKNLQKEVISQLRADVLKKLAEGLSANGF; encoded by the coding sequence ATGATTCTTCCCAATGACTTACTTCTTAATTTTGCTAGTCAGAAAGACGCCCCTCCTGTAAATAAAACCTGGCCTATAACGACGTTCTCACTATCTAGGAATCTTTCCATAGCGAAGTTTCTGCCCTGCTTATCTAGGGAGAAAAAACAAGAAATTTTAGAAGTTATAGCTTCACATTTTAACCATATTAAAGGTTTTGATGAGTTTCTAGTTTTACCTCTTAAAGATGCACCTTCCTGGCAAAAAGAGTTTCTCATTGAGCATTTTTTATTTCCCCATGATCTTACAGGCAACCCTGAAGGCGAAGCCCTTATTGTAAACCGCTCTGGAAATATTCTAGCGGCTATAAATTTCCGCGATCACTTGATTCTCCATGCTATAGATTTTACATCAGAACCCGAAAAAGCCTTAGATCAGCTTGTGCGGTTAGATAGTTATCTGAATGAAAAGTTAGCATTTGCTTTTTCCCCTGATTTTGGTTTTCTAACGACAAATCCTCGAGAATGCGGTACAGGATTAAAAAGTCAGAGTTTCCTACATGCTCCAGCATTGGTTTATTCTCGAGAATTGTCTGAGATTATTGACGAGGATACAGAGGTTGCTTGCTCTGGAATTTTACCAGGAACTCCAGAATATATTGGGAATATTGTAGTTTTATCGAATAAATGTTCTTTGGGGCTTACTGAAGAACAAATCTTATCCTCGCTCAGAATATGGTCTTCGAAAGTTGCTGTTGCCGAAGCTTCCGCAAAAAAGAAGCATGCTGAGCAAAATCCTGGAGAATTAAAAAATCATATTTTACGTGCCCTAGGATTGCTTACACACTCCTATCATTTAGATCTTCAAGAAACGTTAGATGCGTTGAGTTGGATCCAATTAGGGATTAGCTTAGGATGGATTCAAGGCTCCGACAACAGTTCCATTTGGAATCCTGTGTTCTGGCAGGCGCGTCGTGGGCACTTAGCGCTTACAAAACAACCTGAAGATAATAAGAATTTACAAAAAGAAGTTATCTCACAGTTACGTGCAGATGTGTTAAAGAAACTTGCCGAAGGCTTATCTGCTAATGGCTTTTAA
- a CDS encoding UvrB/UvrC motif-containing protein, whose translation MATSKPHLCYHCQKPATICYTEVDKDKILRSYVCDSCPCPGHYYSRDNIVLGASGAAVTLECGNCKTVWKPTADENQLFGCHLCYTNFKTQLIAKLIHTKAICSSATADNSRGGLHIGRSPGEAASMNPLLKLIALNEALQDTLAREDYEQAAVIRDQINHLKNQNSHDSSQ comes from the coding sequence ATGGCAACTTCTAAACCCCACCTATGTTACCATTGTCAAAAGCCGGCAACAATTTGTTATACTGAAGTAGATAAGGATAAGATTTTACGCTCTTATGTATGTGATTCTTGTCCGTGTCCTGGTCATTACTACAGCCGTGACAACATTGTGTTAGGTGCTTCTGGGGCTGCTGTAACTTTAGAATGTGGCAATTGTAAAACCGTATGGAAGCCGACTGCTGATGAAAATCAGCTATTTGGTTGTCACTTATGTTACACAAACTTTAAAACACAACTTATAGCCAAACTCATACATACTAAAGCTATTTGTTCATCGGCGACTGCGGACAATAGTCGAGGTGGTTTGCATATTGGTCGTTCCCCTGGAGAAGCGGCGAGTATGAACCCCCTCCTGAAATTAATAGCGTTAAACGAGGCTCTTCAGGATACGCTAGCTCGTGAAGATTATGAGCAAGCTGCTGTAATACGAGATCAGATTAATCATTTAAAAAATCAGAATTCGCATGATTCTTCCCAATGA
- the frr gene encoding ribosome recycling factor — translation MSILADTEKKMAAALEFFTKEVRSFRTGKANPALVETVTVDVYGTTMRLSDLASISVADTRQLVISPYDANNVSAISKGIIAANLNLQPDVEGSIVRIKIPEPTAEYRNEVIKQLRRKSEEAKVAIRNIRRESNDKLKKDSDLTEDAVKGMEKKIQELTDKFCKQIDEMTKQKEADLSSI, via the coding sequence ATGTCCATTCTAGCTGATACTGAAAAGAAAATGGCCGCTGCTTTAGAATTTTTCACTAAAGAAGTCCGTTCATTTAGAACAGGGAAAGCTAATCCTGCTTTAGTAGAAACAGTTACTGTAGATGTATATGGCACTACGATGAGGTTATCTGATTTAGCCTCTATTTCTGTAGCTGATACACGCCAGTTAGTAATTTCCCCCTACGATGCCAATAACGTCTCTGCTATATCTAAAGGTATTATTGCTGCAAATTTAAATTTGCAACCTGATGTAGAAGGATCCATAGTACGTATTAAAATTCCTGAGCCTACAGCAGAATACCGAAACGAAGTTATTAAGCAGTTGCGTCGTAAATCTGAAGAAGCAAAAGTCGCTATTCGCAATATCCGTAGGGAATCTAACGATAAGTTAAAAAAAGATTCTGATTTAACAGAAGACGCTGTTAAGGGAATGGAGAAAAAAATCCAGGAATTAACAGATAAGTTTTGTAAGCAGATCGACGAAATGACCAAGCAAAAAGAAGCTGATCTTTCATCGATTTGA